A stretch of the Archangium violaceum genome encodes the following:
- a CDS encoding penicillin acylase family protein, whose amino-acid sequence MKKLRQMFQMLKMLPPVVAAATPGVGPFLARGRWPRTQGALTAPGLNGPVEIIRDKWGVPHIFAKDEHDLFFAQGYVQAQDRLWQMEMSRRISDGTLAGMMGPGALPVDRIMRTLGLRRAAERAWAHVQGEARTIAEAFAEGVNARLKAEPLPLECSIFGVTPAPWTPVDILTRGNMLALALGGNHRLELFRARLLAEVGEELTAMILPSHAPETPLIVPPEAMNLRGLAGVTKMEGLDKVDALLGDPNIVSGSNNWVVHGDRTASGKPLLANDVHIGLGLPSTWYESGLHGGRFDVVGFTLPGVPMVVVGHNGRIAWGMSNLGPDTQDFYIEKLDDPKAPTRYEFKGEWHDLEVLREQIPVKGGAPVPLEIRLTRHGPIMNGVLGPQVKPDSEPLALRWALHDSGPLLQALLQMNVAGSWKDFRAALELWESPGQNFVYADVEGNIGYQATGKIPIRSAGHQGLVPVPGWTGEYEWQGWIPFQDLPASLNPPAGFAATANNKITSDDYPYLIAHNWFPGYRAKRITDLLAASTKHTVEDMRRIQAETYSLPAEALRPYLLAAAQPADALQTKALDEVKSWDLRFETDRIGATVFQSWYITLLRNLLSNKLGKELVDRYLASEYERHGSMHMPWVIGLMEKPDSEWFQDSRTPGKKETRDELVRRSFAEAVQWMSQKYGPDMAGWQWGRVHTVTFINAPLGRIGPAFVRRAFNSKTLPARGDNYSVDGSSFLWSRPYEVVHGTALRMIIDLNDFSKSVGIHTPGQSEHLYHPHRDDLMEMSQNVEFHPLLFTRQQVEAHAEGTLTLQPATALAKQG is encoded by the coding sequence ATGAAGAAGCTGCGGCAGATGTTCCAGATGCTCAAGATGCTCCCGCCGGTGGTGGCGGCGGCGACGCCCGGCGTGGGTCCCTTCCTGGCCCGTGGCCGCTGGCCGCGCACGCAGGGGGCGCTGACGGCGCCAGGTCTCAACGGTCCCGTGGAGATCATCCGGGACAAGTGGGGCGTACCGCACATCTTCGCCAAGGACGAGCACGACTTGTTCTTCGCCCAGGGCTACGTGCAGGCGCAGGACCGGCTCTGGCAGATGGAGATGAGCCGCCGGATCTCCGATGGCACGCTGGCCGGGATGATGGGTCCGGGCGCGTTGCCCGTGGATCGCATCATGCGCACCCTGGGTCTGCGGCGGGCCGCCGAGCGCGCCTGGGCCCACGTCCAGGGGGAGGCGCGCACCATCGCGGAGGCCTTCGCCGAGGGCGTGAACGCGCGCCTGAAGGCCGAGCCGCTGCCGCTCGAGTGCTCCATCTTCGGCGTCACCCCGGCGCCCTGGACGCCGGTGGACATCCTGACGCGAGGCAACATGCTGGCGCTCGCGCTGGGCGGCAACCACCGGCTGGAGCTGTTCCGGGCGCGCCTGCTGGCGGAGGTGGGCGAGGAGCTCACCGCGATGATCCTCCCGTCGCACGCGCCGGAGACGCCGCTCATCGTGCCGCCCGAGGCCATGAACCTCCGGGGCCTGGCCGGTGTGACGAAGATGGAGGGGCTGGACAAGGTGGACGCGCTGCTGGGAGACCCGAACATCGTCTCCGGCAGCAACAACTGGGTGGTGCACGGCGACCGCACGGCGAGCGGCAAGCCCCTGCTGGCCAACGACGTGCACATCGGCCTGGGGCTCCCCTCCACCTGGTACGAGAGCGGTCTGCACGGCGGGCGCTTCGACGTGGTGGGCTTCACGCTGCCGGGCGTCCCCATGGTGGTGGTCGGCCACAACGGGCGCATCGCCTGGGGCATGTCCAACCTGGGCCCGGACACCCAGGACTTCTACATCGAGAAGCTGGACGATCCGAAGGCCCCCACGCGCTACGAGTTCAAGGGCGAGTGGCACGACCTGGAGGTCCTCCGCGAGCAGATTCCGGTCAAGGGTGGCGCACCGGTGCCGCTGGAGATCCGCCTCACCCGGCACGGCCCCATCATGAATGGCGTGCTCGGCCCGCAGGTGAAGCCGGACTCGGAGCCCCTGGCGCTGCGCTGGGCGTTGCACGACAGCGGGCCGCTGCTCCAGGCGCTCCTGCAGATGAACGTGGCGGGGAGCTGGAAGGACTTCCGCGCGGCGCTCGAGCTGTGGGAGAGCCCGGGCCAGAACTTCGTGTACGCGGACGTGGAGGGCAACATCGGCTACCAGGCCACGGGGAAGATCCCCATCCGCTCCGCGGGGCACCAGGGGCTCGTGCCGGTGCCGGGCTGGACGGGCGAGTACGAGTGGCAGGGGTGGATTCCCTTCCAGGATCTCCCGGCCTCGCTCAACCCGCCCGCGGGCTTCGCGGCCACGGCCAACAACAAGATCACCTCGGACGACTACCCCTACCTGATCGCCCACAACTGGTTCCCGGGGTACCGCGCGAAGCGCATCACGGACCTGCTGGCGGCGAGCACGAAGCACACCGTCGAGGACATGCGCCGCATCCAGGCGGAGACGTACTCGCTGCCGGCCGAGGCCCTGCGGCCCTACCTGCTGGCGGCGGCCCAGCCGGCGGACGCCCTGCAGACGAAGGCGCTCGACGAGGTGAAGTCCTGGGATCTGCGCTTCGAGACGGACCGCATCGGCGCGACGGTGTTCCAGAGCTGGTACATCACCCTGCTGCGCAACCTGCTGAGCAACAAGCTCGGCAAGGAGTTGGTGGATCGCTACCTGGCGAGCGAGTACGAGCGCCACGGCAGCATGCACATGCCCTGGGTCATCGGGCTGATGGAGAAGCCCGACAGCGAGTGGTTCCAGGACTCGAGGACGCCGGGGAAGAAGGAGACGCGGGACGAGCTGGTGCGCCGCAGCTTCGCCGAGGCCGTGCAGTGGATGAGCCAGAAGTACGGGCCGGACATGGCCGGCTGGCAGTGGGGCCGGGTACACACGGTGACGTTCATCAACGCACCGCTGGGGAGGATCGGCCCGGCGTTCGTCCGGCGCGCGTTCAACAGCAAGACGCTGCCCGCGCGTGGTGACAACTACTCGGTGGACGGCTCGTCCTTCCTGTGGAGCAGGCCGTACGAGGTCGTCCACGGTACGGCGCTCCGGATGATCATCGACCTGAATGACTTCTCGAAGTCGGTGGGCATCCACACGCCGGGGCAGAGCGAGCACCTGTACCACCCGCACCGGGACGACCTGATGGAGATGAGCCAGAACGTGGAGTTCCACCCGCTGCTCTTCACGCGGCAGCAGGTGGAGGCCCACGCGGAGGGCACGCTGACGCTCCAGCCCGCCACCGCGCTCGCGAAGCAGGGGTGA
- a CDS encoding sulfotransferase family protein — MKLIGAGFGRTGTTSLKAALEELGLRRCYHMTEVFENPWHVPLWTAANEGRPVDWKRLFQGYEATVDWPGCSFYKELMEVFPDAKVLLSVRDPEKWYESTYNTIYSGPRRFPASVLKKVIPPVRRMSRMAEGIVWERTFKGRFQDKPFALEVFRQHIEDVKKHVPADRLLVYEVKEGWEPLCRFLGVEVPNKPFPRLNDTADFQKMMGARMVSMLLPWRRTRRS; from the coding sequence ATGAAATTGATCGGAGCGGGATTCGGACGAACGGGGACGACGTCGCTCAAGGCCGCACTGGAGGAGCTCGGCCTTCGGCGCTGCTACCACATGACGGAAGTGTTCGAGAACCCATGGCATGTTCCCCTCTGGACCGCCGCGAACGAGGGCAGGCCGGTCGACTGGAAGCGGCTGTTCCAGGGCTATGAGGCGACGGTGGACTGGCCCGGGTGCTCCTTCTACAAGGAGCTGATGGAGGTCTTCCCCGACGCGAAGGTGCTGCTCAGCGTGCGCGATCCGGAGAAGTGGTACGAGAGCACGTACAACACCATCTACAGTGGCCCGCGGAGGTTCCCCGCCTCGGTCCTCAAGAAGGTCATCCCTCCCGTGCGGAGGATGTCGCGCATGGCCGAGGGCATCGTCTGGGAGCGCACGTTCAAGGGCCGCTTCCAGGACAAGCCCTTCGCGCTCGAGGTCTTCCGCCAGCACATCGAGGACGTGAAGAAGCACGTCCCCGCGGACCGGCTGCTCGTCTACGAGGTGAAGGAAGGGTGGGAGCCCCTGTGCCGGTTCCTCGGCGTCGAGGTTCCCAACAAGCCCTTCCCCCGCCTCAACGACACCGCCGACTTCCAGAAGATGATGGGGGCGCGGATGGTGTCCATGCTCCTCCCCTGGCGGAGGACCCGGCGGTCCTGA
- a CDS encoding MFS transporter — translation MSTPTPIAPQGSMRTFGITWAGQLLSLIGSGLTSFALGIEVYKRTGSITRLSLVTFFATVPYVLLSPIAGALVDRWNRRTALLLSDLGAGICSFFIWGLIAAGEAGYWKLETWHFYLPFAVSSLFAAIRGPALAAATSQLVPKQHLGRANGMLELANGASQIVAPVLAGALVVRIGLQGVVLIDLASYVIAVGSLLLVRFPSLPPSPQQAGSKPSLRQEVAYGWSFIRTRPGLLGLLMASILPNLLYGLVTVLITPLVLSFADADTLGLILSLAGLGMLAGAITMSVWGGPKRLVRGVLGFQLMSGLVLLGGGLPASTLVVSLCAGLFLFTMPLMMGTSQSIWQRKVAQGVQGRVFAVRRMIAMAVSPVATLLSGPLADRVFEPWLAPGGALAGSVGRVVGTGPGRGIGFLFVVMGLLMGVNVLVTWLSPRVRNLEHELPDAVPDKTVTHLPENPGAEGEPALSAASGGSKS, via the coding sequence ATGAGTACCCCCACCCCCATCGCCCCCCAGGGCTCGATGCGGACCTTCGGCATCACCTGGGCGGGGCAGTTGCTCTCGCTGATCGGCTCGGGGCTGACCAGCTTCGCGCTCGGCATCGAGGTGTACAAGCGCACCGGCTCCATCACCAGGCTGTCGCTGGTCACCTTCTTCGCCACCGTGCCGTACGTGCTGCTGTCGCCCATCGCCGGCGCGCTGGTGGACCGGTGGAACCGCCGCACGGCGCTGCTGCTCAGCGATCTGGGCGCGGGCATCTGCTCGTTCTTCATCTGGGGGCTGATCGCCGCGGGCGAGGCCGGCTACTGGAAGCTCGAGACCTGGCACTTCTATCTGCCGTTCGCGGTGAGCTCGCTCTTCGCGGCGATCCGCGGGCCGGCGCTCGCCGCCGCCACGTCGCAGCTGGTGCCCAAGCAGCACCTGGGCCGGGCCAACGGCATGCTCGAGCTGGCCAACGGGGCCAGCCAGATCGTCGCGCCGGTGCTCGCGGGCGCGTTGGTGGTCCGCATCGGGTTGCAGGGTGTGGTGCTGATCGACCTGGCGAGCTACGTCATCGCCGTGGGGAGCCTGCTGCTCGTCCGCTTTCCGTCCCTGCCTCCCTCGCCCCAGCAGGCCGGAAGTAAGCCCTCGCTGAGGCAGGAGGTGGCCTACGGCTGGAGCTTCATCCGGACGCGGCCCGGGCTGCTCGGGCTGCTGATGGCCTCCATCCTTCCCAACCTGCTCTACGGGCTGGTGACGGTGCTCATCACGCCGCTGGTGCTGAGCTTCGCGGACGCGGACACGCTGGGGCTGATCCTCTCGCTGGCGGGCCTGGGCATGCTGGCGGGTGCCATCACCATGAGCGTCTGGGGCGGCCCCAAGCGGCTGGTCCGGGGAGTGCTCGGCTTCCAGCTGATGTCCGGCCTCGTGCTGCTCGGGGGCGGTCTGCCCGCGAGCACGCTGGTCGTCTCGCTGTGCGCGGGGCTGTTCCTCTTCACGATGCCGTTGATGATGGGCACCAGCCAGAGCATCTGGCAGCGCAAGGTGGCCCAAGGCGTACAGGGGCGCGTCTTCGCCGTGCGCCGGATGATCGCCATGGCCGTGTCGCCCGTGGCCACGCTGCTGTCGGGCCCCCTGGCGGACCGGGTCTTCGAGCCCTGGCTGGCTCCGGGAGGAGCGCTCGCGGGGAGTGTCGGGCGCGTGGTGGGCACCGGCCCCGGACGCGGCATCGGCTTCCTGTTCGTTGTGATGGGCTTGTTGATGGGGGTGAACGTGCTCGTCACCTGGCTGTCCCCGCGCGTGCGCAACCTGGAGCACGAGCTGCCGGATGCCGTCCCGGACAAGACTGTCACCCACCTGCCTGAAAACCCCGGTGCCGAGGGCGAGCCCGCGCTCTCCGCCGCCTCTGGAGGCTCGAAGTCATGA